One region of Balaenoptera ricei isolate mBalRic1 chromosome 5, mBalRic1.hap2, whole genome shotgun sequence genomic DNA includes:
- the FGB gene encoding fibrinogen beta chain, which translates to MVSWNFQKLKTMKHLLLLLLCVFIVKAQAIDDYDELHLYARGHRPYDKKREEAPSLRPVPPPISGDGYQARPAKAAIRQKKVERKPPDADGCLHADPDLGVLCPTGCQLQDTLVKEERPIRKNVEELITNIESVSQTSSSTFQYITLLKNMWKERQKQAKDNDNVINEYSSQLEKHQLYIDETVNSNIPTKLRVLRSILENLRSKIQKLESDVSAQMEYCRSPCTVTCNIPVVSGRECEEIIRNGGETSEMYLIQPDSSIKPYRVYCDMKTERGGWTVIQNRQDGSVDFGRKWDPYKEGFGNIATNADGKNYCGVPGEYWLGNDKISQLTRLGPTKLFIEMEDWKGDKVTALYEGFTVQSEANKYQLSVSKYKGTAGNALIEGASQLVGENRTMTIHNSMFFSTYDRDNDGWKTTDPRKQCSKEDGGGWWYNRCHAANPNGRYYWGGPYTWDMAKHGTDDGVVWMNWQGSWYSMKKMSMKIRPYFPEQ; encoded by the exons ATGGTTTCTTGGaacttccaaaaattaaaaaccatgaaACATCTACTACTGCTACTATTGTGTGTTTTTATAGTTAAGGCCCAAGCTATTGATGACTACGATGAG TTGCATTTGTATGCCCGTGGTCATCGACCCTATGACAAGAAGAGGGAGGAGGCTCCCAGCCTGAGACCCGTCCCCCCTCCCATCAGCGGAGATGGCTATCAGGCTCGTCCAGCCAAAGCAGCTATCCGCCAGAAGAAAGTGGAGAGAAAACCCCCTGATGCTGACGGCTGCCTGCACGCTGACCCAGACCTG GGCGTGTTGTGTCCTACAGGATGTCAGTTGCAAGATACTTTGGTAAAAGAGGAAAGACCAATCAGAAAGAATGTAGAAGAGTTAATTACTAATATAGAGTCTGTTTCCCAGACCTCTTCTTCCACCTTTCAGTATATAACTCTGCTAAAAAACATGTGGAAAGAGAGGCAGAAGCAAGCAAAAG ATAATGACAATGTAATAAATGAGTACTCCTCACAACTGGAAAAGCACCAGTTATACATAGATGAGACTGTGAACAGTAATATCCCAACTAAACTTCGTGTGCTCCGTTCAATTCTGGAAAATTTGAGaagcaaaatacaaaaattaGAATCGGATGTCTCAGCTCAGATGGAATACTGCCGCAGCCCGTGTACTGTCACTTGCaatattcctgtggtgtctggcAGAG AATGTGAGGAAATTATCAGGAATGGAGGTGAAACATCTGAAATGTATCTCATTCAGCCTGACAGTTCTATCAAACCATATAGAGTATACTGTGATATGAAAacagaaagaggag GATGGACAGTAATTCAGAACCGTCAAGATGGTAGTGTTGACTTTGGCAGGAAATGGGATCCATATAAGGAAGGATTTGGAAATATTGCAACCAATGCAGATGGGAAAAACTACTGTGGTGTACCAG gtGAGTATTGGCTTGGAAATGACAAAATTAGCCAGCTTACCAGGTTGGGACCCACAAAGCTTTTTATTGAAATGGAGGACTGGAAAGGAGATAAGGTGACAGCACTCTATGAAGGATTCACTGTACAGAGTGAGGCCAACAAATATCAACTCTCAGTGAGCAAATACAAGGGCACAGCTGGCAATGCCCTCATAGAAGGAGCTTCTCAACTGGTGGGAGAAAACCGGACTATGACCATCCACAACAGCATGTTCTTCAGCACATACGACAGAGACAATGACGGCTG GAAAACTACAGATCCCAGAAAGCAGTGTTCTAAAGAGGATGGTGGTGGATGGTGGTATAATAGATGTCATGCAGCCAATCCAAATGGCAGATACTACTGGGGTGGCCCTTATACCTGGGACATGGCAAAGCACGGCACAGACGATGGAGTGGTGTGGATGAACTGGCAGGGGTCCTGGTACTCGATGAAGAAGATGTCCATGAAGATCAGGCCCTACTTCCCAGAGCAATAG